Proteins found in one Campylobacter canadensis genomic segment:
- the purB gene encoding adenylosuccinate lyase yields MIARYSNDEISSIWSEEAKFNAWLEVELAACKAFNKIGLVPSIDLENLLKNAKFDIAKIKEIEEQTKHDVIAFTRALSLNLGEEKKWVHYGLTSTDVVDTAQALQLKKANEIILKDMQNLLDILKDKANEHKYTIEIGRTHGVHAELTTAGLKFAYFYEEIRRNLERFKNACEEIRVGKISGAVGTYANVPMEIEELICESLGLKVANISTQILPRDLHANYISVCALIASALERFATEIRHLAKTECFEMLEYFSENQKGSSAMPHKKNPIGSENICGLSRVIRGYLITAYENINLWHERDISHSSAERIMLPDVTILLDYMLKRFSNIVKNLIIYPERMLKNLENSYGLIYSQQLLLTLINKGYSRENAYDLVQSLSKKAWSKKLQFSEVINENEEIKKILNDDEIKAVFNSDYHLKNVDKIYERLGL; encoded by the coding sequence ATGATAGCAAGATATAGCAATGATGAAATTAGTAGTATTTGGAGTGAAGAAGCTAAATTTAATGCTTGGCTAGAAGTTGAACTTGCAGCTTGCAAGGCCTTTAATAAAATAGGTCTTGTACCTAGCATTGATTTAGAAAATTTGCTTAAAAATGCTAAGTTTGATATAGCAAAAATTAAAGAAATAGAAGAGCAAACAAAGCACGATGTAATAGCCTTTACAAGGGCTTTGTCATTAAATCTTGGCGAAGAAAAAAAATGGGTTCATTATGGCCTTACAAGCACTGATGTTGTAGATACCGCACAAGCTTTGCAGCTTAAAAAGGCCAATGAAATTATTCTTAAAGATATGCAGAATTTGCTTGATATTTTAAAAGATAAAGCAAATGAGCATAAATATACTATTGAAATAGGAAGAACTCACGGAGTTCATGCTGAGCTTACTACTGCTGGGCTTAAGTTTGCTTATTTTTATGAAGAAATTAGACGCAATTTAGAGCGTTTTAAGAATGCTTGTGAAGAAATTAGAGTTGGTAAAATTAGTGGCGCAGTTGGCACTTATGCAAATGTGCCAATGGAAATTGAAGAGCTAATTTGTGAAAGTTTAGGGCTAAAAGTAGCAAATATAAGCACACAAATACTACCACGTGATTTACACGCAAATTATATAAGCGTGTGTGCTTTAATTGCAAGTGCCTTGGAACGCTTTGCAACTGAAATTAGACACCTTGCAAAAACTGAATGCTTTGAAATGCTTGAATATTTTAGTGAAAACCAAAAAGGCAGCTCTGCAATGCCACATAAGAAAAATCCAATAGGCAGTGAGAATATTTGTGGTCTTAGCCGTGTAATTAGAGGGTATTTAATTACTGCTTATGAAAATATAAACCTATGGCATGAAAGAGATATTAGCCACTCAAGTGCTGAGAGAATTATGCTTCCTGATGTAACGATTTTGCTTGATTATATGCTAAAAAGATTTAGCAATATTGTAAAAAATCTAATTATTTATCCAGAAAGAATGCTTAAAAACTTAGAAAATTCTTATGGTCTTATATATTCTCAACAATTATTATTAACGCTGATAAATAAAGGCTATTCAAGAGAAAATGCTTATGATTTAGTACAAAGTCTAAGCAAAAAAGCATGGAGCAAAAAGCTTCAATTTAGCGAAGTAATAAACGAAAACGAAGAGATAAAAAAGATACTAAACGATGATGAAATAAAAGCCGTATTTAACAGTGATTATCATCTTAAAAATGTAGATAAAATTTATGAGCGTTTAGGACTTTAG
- a CDS encoding dynamin family protein — MQELLQDFWGDLLGVLDYKYKNNIFNPELAALILCANEQNYKELLSLKSYKEFLKSDNFYEIKMLQIGVLNSIKDNLLNPNELCYYLEKLKDLKLKNSIFSYLSTAKQDDKIELSNHFIDEKNKLQDAYNELKNLLSADLKNKLDEFYKQLENKEFKIAFSGIFNAGKSSLINALLERDFLGVSNAPETANLSIISYGNENIKVNFYNESEFNALKTQASLNEELNKIFSVDFKAFKSVETNFNELYNYTSANSKMSIFVKDINIYLDNEYLKNNISIIDTPGLDDVVISREQASKEFLKKANCVLYLMSSTQALSIKDLDFLITYAKNNPNSKLVLALTKSDLISLDEQIKLKDYVKTRFNNELKKEDININYELFCLSVNDYKKDKKKGEINALKAYLNDVCFNSMSSYDFTKNIADKFINLIDLELHYLENINNSLLLDKNDFLEKIRQIKEENLKKIEEKNKLENNLNDYLSKKYSFNYYELKFLAKNQASRLFDELNYDKNYSNELAKRVIMQGFKDLLNASFSSMQNIILNDFNAIKENLDIKKDFKITFDKLALEEIFDELSSILDKFSLLDKENEIENKLNAIYTNINLNLFNFTDIKNNINSFLKEEFFNKYHIEEVKNTDFDNENLLNINIKKIEKLQEIKEKLK, encoded by the coding sequence TTGCAAGAGTTATTACAAGATTTCTGGGGCGATTTATTGGGCGTATTGGATTATAAATATAAAAATAATATTTTTAATCCTGAACTTGCAGCTTTAATTTTATGTGCGAATGAGCAAAATTATAAAGAATTATTAAGCTTAAAAAGTTACAAAGAATTTTTAAAAAGCGATAATTTTTATGAAATAAAAATGCTGCAAATTGGGGTTTTAAATTCTATTAAAGATAATTTATTAAATCCGAATGAACTTTGCTATTATCTTGAAAAATTAAAAGACTTAAAATTAAAAAATAGTATTTTTAGCTACTTAAGCACCGCAAAACAAGATGATAAAATTGAGCTTAGCAATCATTTTATTGATGAAAAAAATAAGCTACAAGACGCTTACAACGAGCTTAAAAATCTACTTAGCGCTGATTTAAAAAACAAACTTGATGAGTTTTACAAACAGCTTGAAAATAAAGAATTTAAAATTGCTTTTAGCGGTATTTTTAATGCTGGCAAAAGTAGCCTTATAAACGCCTTGCTAGAGCGTGATTTTCTGGGCGTTTCAAACGCACCTGAAACTGCAAATCTAAGCATAATTTCTTATGGAAATGAAAATATCAAGGTTAATTTTTATAATGAAAGCGAGTTTAACGCCTTAAAAACTCAAGCTAGTTTAAATGAAGAGCTAAATAAAATCTTTAGCGTGGATTTTAAGGCTTTTAAAAGCGTTGAAACTAATTTTAACGAACTTTATAATTACACAAGTGCAAATTCAAAAATGAGTATTTTTGTAAAAGATATTAATATTTATCTTGATAATGAATATCTTAAAAATAATATAAGCATTATTGATACCCCTGGTCTTGATGATGTAGTAATAAGTCGTGAACAAGCAAGTAAAGAATTTTTAAAAAAGGCTAATTGTGTTTTATATTTAATGAGCTCTACTCAAGCACTTAGTATAAAAGATTTAGATTTTTTAATAACTTATGCAAAAAATAACCCAAATTCAAAACTAGTGTTAGCACTTACAAAAAGTGATTTAATCAGCTTAGATGAGCAAATAAAATTAAAAGATTATGTAAAAACTCGCTTTAACAATGAGCTTAAAAAAGAAGATATTAATATAAACTATGAGCTTTTTTGTCTTAGTGTAAATGATTATAAAAAAGATAAGAAAAAAGGCGAAATAAATGCTTTAAAAGCTTATTTAAACGATGTTTGCTTTAACAGTATGAGCTCTTATGATTTTACAAAAAATATAGCTGATAAATTTATAAATTTGATAGATTTAGAGCTTCATTATTTAGAAAATATTAATAATTCCTTACTTTTAGATAAAAACGACTTTTTAGAAAAAATTAGACAAATAAAAGAAGAAAATCTTAAAAAAATAGAAGAAAAAAATAAACTTGAAAATAATTTAAATGATTATTTAAGTAAAAAATATTCTTTTAATTATTATGAGCTTAAATTCTTAGCAAAAAATCAAGCTTCAAGACTTTTTGATGAATTAAATTATGATAAAAATTATTCTAACGAGCTTGCAAAAAGAGTTATAATGCAGGGTTTTAAAGACCTTTTAAATGCAAGTTTTTCAAGTATGCAAAATATAATTTTAAATGATTTTAACGCAATAAAAGAGAATTTAGATATTAAAAAAGATTTTAAGATAACATTTGATAAATTAGCTTTAGAAGAGATTTTTGATGAACTTTCTAGCATATTAGATAAATTTTCTTTATTAGACAAGGAAAATGAAATAGAAAATAAACTTAATGCAATTTACACTAACATTAATTTAAATTTATTTAACTTTACGGATATAAAAAATAACATAAATAGCTTTTTGAAGGAAGAATTTTTTAATAAATATCATATTGAAGAAGTAAAAAATACAGATTTTGATAATGAAAATTTATTAAATATTAATATTAAAAAAATAGAAAAATTACAAGAAATAAAAGAGAAATTAAAATGA
- a CDS encoding dynamin family protein, which translates to MIKEVLNEYKEKYNLSFENNFLGDLKRLALSLSNPNLMLSKKCIDLIYKEQFHYEKPLQVGVIGQFSSGKSSLLNLLFKKDILATGARPVSVVATYINYAKNDLVLAEFENKICELDSSFVNDQNEDIVGLKSISIYTNNEILKNVTLIDTPGLNANNKDEEFTKELFSSFDALIWLCLAESAGKLSEEKAIKSLESHIKKICLINQKDKLNQDEQDRLKSYMQNVFSKYFEKIELISCKQASENNANSNINAFYDFLLSLNKEEIKRKNITYNLSIIKDELLSISNNINNSLDELKNKIKSYLENSKNINANYEEFNKNILNALSSMAKTIANEFVNNFKEKTAFFYTKKDSFLHKDCFSKNEYSYKTLLPDDTFLNIFYNKDLINKQFLKIKKELNEEFLNIIFNFKQPLENIILELNILKTKEINKNYKDLVKAEFYAISDDLFKALNELIINDYEKAFYKYELSLNQLFEKINIKALNNYENATKLALSFFYEKINASREFYELNSKEFKLYLPSDNEIYQRLLNDCSFYEFEELLINKKQIYKLEKEYLKELEGILNKHIKSIENRQNKVQNIAEKILNCFVKFL; encoded by the coding sequence ATGATAAAAGAAGTATTAAATGAGTATAAAGAAAAATATAACCTTAGTTTTGAAAACAATTTTTTAGGTGATTTAAAAAGACTAGCTTTAAGTTTAAGCAATCCTAATTTGATGCTTAGCAAAAAATGTATTGATTTAATTTATAAAGAACAATTTCATTATGAAAAACCACTACAAGTAGGTGTTATTGGGCAGTTTAGCTCTGGTAAAAGTTCTCTTTTAAATTTATTGTTTAAAAAAGATATTTTAGCAACCGGTGCAAGACCTGTTAGCGTGGTTGCTACTTATATTAATTATGCAAAAAATGATTTAGTTTTAGCAGAATTTGAAAATAAAATTTGTGAATTAGATAGCTCTTTTGTAAATGACCAAAATGAAGATATTGTTGGTTTAAAGAGTATTAGTATTTATACAAATAACGAAATATTAAAAAATGTTACTTTAATTGATACACCTGGTTTAAATGCAAATAACAAAGATGAAGAATTTACAAAAGAACTTTTTTCTTCTTTTGATGCTTTAATTTGGCTATGTCTTGCAGAAAGTGCAGGTAAATTAAGCGAAGAAAAGGCTATAAAATCTTTAGAATCTCATATTAAAAAAATATGTTTGATTAATCAAAAAGATAAGTTAAATCAAGATGAGCAAGATAGATTAAAAAGCTATATGCAAAATGTTTTTTCTAAATACTTTGAAAAAATTGAGCTTATTTCTTGCAAGCAAGCAAGTGAAAATAATGCTAATTCTAACATAAATGCTTTTTACGATTTTTTATTATCTTTAAATAAAGAAGAAATAAAAAGAAAAAATATCACATATAATCTAAGTATTATAAAAGATGAGTTACTTTCTATAAGTAATAATATAAACAATAGTTTAGATGAATTAAAAAATAAAATTAAAAGTTACTTAGAGAATTCTAAAAATATTAATGCAAATTACGAAGAATTTAATAAAAATATTTTAAACGCCTTAAGCAGTATGGCAAAAACAATAGCAAATGAATTTGTAAATAATTTTAAAGAAAAAACTGCCTTTTTTTATACAAAAAAAGACTCGTTTTTGCATAAAGATTGCTTTAGTAAAAATGAATATTCATATAAAACACTCTTACCTGATGATACATTTTTAAATATTTTTTATAACAAAGATTTAATAAATAAACAATTTTTGAAAATTAAAAAAGAATTAAATGAAGAATTTTTAAATATTATTTTTAATTTTAAACAGCCACTAGAAAATATTATTTTAGAGCTAAATATATTGAAAACTAAAGAAATTAATAAAAATTATAAAGATTTAGTTAAAGCTGAATTTTATGCAATTAGTGATGATTTATTTAAGGCTTTAAATGAACTAATAATAAATGATTATGAAAAAGCCTTTTACAAATATGAACTAAGTTTAAATCAACTTTTTGAGAAAATTAATATAAAAGCTTTAAATAATTATGAAAATGCAACAAAACTTGCCTTATCGTTTTTTTATGAAAAAATTAATGCTAGCCGTGAATTTTACGAGTTAAACAGTAAAGAATTTAAATTATATTTGCCTAGTGATAATGAGATTTATCAAAGACTGCTAAATGATTGTTCTTTTTATGAATTTGAAGAATTATTAATTAACAAAAAACAAATATATAAACTAGAAAAAGAATATTTAAAAGAGCTTGAAGGGATTTTAAACAAGCATATAAAAAGTATAGAAAATAGACAAAACAAGGTTCAAAACATAGCAGAAAAAATACTTAATTGCTTTGTAAAATTTTTATAA
- a CDS encoding type II toxin-antitoxin system PemK/MazF family toxin yields MNYDEWNEIKKKTHNNTNKYKNIKVGEVYWVKVGLNIGNEVYGKGKDYARLVLVINKLFDSAGNRLFLGVPLSSRIYEKANKYRYVFDSNGSLQTALLSQIKVFDNKRVMYQAKIKLLKNDFLNIKQILINEVIN; encoded by the coding sequence ATGAATTACGATGAGTGGAATGAAATAAAAAAGAAAACACATAACAATACTAACAAATATAAAAATATAAAAGTCGGAGAAGTTTATTGGGTCAAAGTTGGACTAAATATAGGTAATGAAGTATATGGCAAGGGTAAAGACTATGCTAGACTTGTACTAGTGATTAATAAGCTTTTTGATAGTGCTGGTAATAGGCTGTTTTTAGGTGTGCCACTAAGTTCTAGAATATATGAAAAGGCTAATAAATATCGTTATGTTTTTGATAGTAATGGAAGCTTACAAACTGCTTTATTATCTCAAATTAAAGTGTTTGATAATAAAAGAGTTATGTATCAAGCTAAAATTAAATTGCTAAAGAATGATTTTTTAAATATAAAACAAATACTTATAAATGAAGTAATAAATTAA
- a CDS encoding tyrosine-type recombinase/integrase — protein MTNKQIQALKPKSKRYKVSVYNNIYIYVGTNGNKTFYYRYNDNGKDKIKKLNNFNISYGIEQAINDYTKLAENISRGFTKTINKSLNDLFDEFLASKEKAVTDKTYKRYISTFRIFESLKNNNLSDLKALQIVECLKSCDKKEASYRAFTLINQLYEFAICNGDEVINPLAKVKPSVLLGKKDTKNYATLTNDDDLTRLFTIIRTANTNILYKYALILQSLTALRTQNIRAMRWEWINFNDGFLSIPSEQMKTKKPFYLPLNSQALKILNFMKATLKADEIFIFPSRTNKKEPYISDNTLRIILRRGGITKDEFTPHGFRAMFSTIANDNNYSSEIIELCLAHTVGGVKGIYDRSHKLEAKRELMQWWGDYLEKYIKDFL, from the coding sequence TTGACAAATAAGCAAATACAAGCATTAAAGCCTAAAAGCAAAAGATATAAAGTAAGCGTTTATAATAATATTTATATTTATGTGGGAACAAATGGGAACAAAACTTTTTATTATAGATACAATGACAACGGCAAGGATAAAATCAAAAAGCTAAATAATTTTAATATAAGCTATGGAATAGAACAAGCCATCAATGACTACACTAAACTAGCTGAAAATATTTCAAGAGGATTTACTAAAACTATAAATAAAAGTTTGAATGATTTATTTGATGAGTTTTTAGCAAGTAAAGAAAAGGCTGTAACTGATAAAACTTACAAAAGATATATTAGCACCTTTAGGATATTTGAAAGCTTGAAAAACAATAACCTAAGTGATTTAAAAGCTTTGCAAATTGTAGAGTGCTTAAAGTCTTGTGATAAGAAAGAAGCTTCATATCGTGCTTTTACTTTGATTAATCAATTATATGAATTTGCTATTTGTAACGGCGATGAGGTTATAAATCCACTAGCTAAAGTAAAGCCTAGCGTATTGCTTGGCAAAAAGGATACAAAAAATTATGCAACCCTTACGAATGATGATGATTTAACAAGGCTATTCACAATAATACGCACTGCTAACACTAATATATTATATAAATACGCTTTGATTTTACAATCTCTTACGGCTCTAAGAACTCAAAATATTAGGGCAATGCGTTGGGAATGGATTAATTTTAATGATGGCTTTTTGTCAATACCTAGCGAACAAATGAAAACAAAAAAGCCTTTTTACTTGCCTTTAAACTCTCAAGCATTAAAAATCTTAAACTTTATGAAAGCAACTTTAAAAGCTGATGAGATATTCATTTTTCCTAGCCGAACAAATAAAAAAGAACCTTACATAAGTGATAACACTTTAAGAATAATCCTAAGGCGTGGTGGCATTACTAAAGATGAATTTACCCCACACGGATTTCGTGCAATGTTTAGCACGATAGCTAACGATAATAATTATTCAAGCGAGATTATAGAGCTATGTTTAGCCCATACTGTTGGTGGGGTAAAAGGTATATATGATAGAAGTCATAAGCTAGAAGCTAAAAGGGAATTAATGCAATGGTGGGGAGATTATTTAGAGAAGTATATTAAGGACTTTCTATGA
- the traF gene encoding conjugal transfer protein TraF, translated as MKNKLLLSLLACAYLQALEFGYMGNISTSMGGAGVALEDNDFALYYNPALLTKSKDSFAYSFGISFSQNKLFELSKIDKNTDDNLKNQLEKVKNIFVKNNNVLAAANNTSSTNNKYGNFSPVVSDFIKNNKDTNNEFSELAKALEGTNGQQNTSLETAIKNIQEKAKNDPSIEERLTEQLLKSTENSKNDLETNNVDAALLGNIISATDSTKFLDIVNKSSKDNNGAIDIGTFLTDLGDIDLTNLVDDKTASDISVVYDSANGKNDIRIISQNGFVYNFAKNDNRGAISFGIFTTLNANANAALDPNHNVLIVKLSDNKTYIKLDIKDGKMHAISSTKEEFEASSALNKQVNHALNAGSLALLEVPVAYADEFALTYGDLSLGTTFKYIFAAGYDIRKNVNIDLNGINKINFKNDLKDPTYTHTIGLDLGVLYSLDDLNLAMVIKNINNPKVKLSKNTATHLNPQVRIGAAYKLNDLSFAMDLDLLSNKTLSLNYPKSQTIGAGVKWDIFKNFNVRGGLMYDFKQDQGAIITAGMNVFNFFDLSIQSSFKTAQCSNNVCSKNIKLPQYFTLKLGGSYSW; from the coding sequence ATGAAAAATAAATTATTGTTAAGTTTGTTAGCTTGTGCTTATTTACAAGCTTTAGAATTTGGTTATATGGGTAATATTTCTACTAGTATGGGTGGAGCTGGAGTTGCTTTAGAAGATAACGATTTTGCATTATATTACAACCCAGCATTGCTTACAAAAAGTAAAGATTCTTTTGCTTATAGTTTTGGAATTTCTTTTTCTCAAAATAAGCTTTTTGAATTAAGTAAAATTGATAAAAACACTGATGATAATTTAAAAAATCAACTTGAAAAGGTTAAAAATATTTTTGTTAAAAACAACAATGTGTTAGCAGCTGCTAATAATACAAGTTCAACAAATAATAAATATGGTAACTTTTCTCCTGTAGTTAGTGATTTTATAAAAAACAATAAGGATACAAATAATGAATTTAGCGAATTAGCTAAGGCGCTAGAAGGTACAAACGGACAACAAAACACTAGCTTAGAAACAGCAATTAAAAATATTCAAGAAAAAGCTAAAAATGACCCATCTATAGAAGAAAGACTAACAGAACAATTACTAAAATCAACAGAAAATTCTAAAAATGATTTAGAAACAAACAATGTTGATGCGGCTTTACTTGGCAATATAATAAGTGCTACTGATTCAACTAAATTTCTTGATATTGTAAATAAAAGCTCAAAAGATAACAATGGTGCAATTGATATAGGAACATTTTTAACAGATTTAGGCGATATTGACTTAACGAATTTGGTTGATGATAAAACTGCTAGTGATATTAGCGTTGTGTATGATAGCGCAAATGGCAAAAATGATATTAGAATAATTTCACAAAATGGTTTTGTTTATAACTTTGCAAAAAACGATAATCGTGGGGCGATTTCTTTTGGTATTTTTACTACACTTAATGCCAATGCAAATGCTGCTTTAGACCCTAATCACAATGTTTTAATAGTAAAACTAAGCGATAATAAAACTTATATAAAACTTGATATAAAAGATGGCAAAATGCACGCAATTTCAAGCACCAAAGAAGAATTTGAAGCATCATCAGCACTAAACAAGCAAGTTAATCACGCACTTAATGCAGGAAGTTTAGCTTTACTTGAAGTACCTGTTGCTTACGCTGATGAGTTTGCTTTAACATACGGTGATTTAAGTTTGGGTACAACTTTTAAATATATTTTTGCAGCTGGTTATGATATTAGAAAAAATGTAAATATTGATTTAAATGGTATTAATAAAATTAATTTTAAAAATGACTTAAAAGACCCAACCTACACTCACACAATAGGACTTGATTTAGGTGTGCTTTATTCATTAGATGATTTAAATCTTGCTATGGTGATAAAAAACATAAATAATCCTAAAGTAAAATTATCTAAAAATACTGCTACACATTTAAATCCGCAAGTTCGTATCGGTGCTGCTTATAAATTAAACGACCTTAGTTTTGCAATGGATTTAGACCTTTTATCAAACAAAACCCTATCGCTTAATTATCCTAAATCTCAAACAATAGGCGCTGGTGTAAAATGGGATATTTTTAAGAATTTTAATGTTCGTGGCGGTTTGATGTATGATTTTAAGCAAGATCAAGGTGCAATAATTACTGCTGGTATGAATGTATTTAATTTCTTTGATTTAAGCATTCAAAGTAGCTTTAAAACTGCGCAATGCTCTAATAATGTATGTTCAAAAAATATTAAGCTACCACAATATTTTACTTTAAAACTAGGCGGTAGTTATAGTTGGTAA
- a CDS encoding sensor histidine kinase, whose amino-acid sequence MPLRIKSLKLSTKNKTMILVLALFLFTIVIFSILRQVDIKQLIALSLKDYKEQVEYIYKTVLKKSDEFYESRAKANYKSQQIKHFLKEENAKELKKLSINRWNILKEENPYLINMKFYNNKGNLITYLGSLNKSHKPNEKNYFYLEDNKLSYHIITPFFEKEKIVAFIEFSFEADYIIKQIKEFSNLNAHIVFNNKGKDNINLIEHIINLNNKDGKNIAKMVFYQDISTQQNNIKNTLYEAIAISIALMFVIICILHFGFKVLIKKLELSENSLKNLNLTLEQKVQNELAKRLEQEKILMQQNRLASMGEMIANIAHQYRQPLATLSCIITHISLLYDLNKLNKSEFKKQEQKAQDLIIHMSKTIDDFRNFFKSDKIKEEFNLITNINKALNLIEPALHNHNINIIFDEKDEIKIYAYANQFSQVILNILANAKDMLLERKVKNPWIKIYLQNLKEEVIINIEDNAKGISIKPIEKIFEPYISTKHASSGTGIGLYMCNVIIKDNLKGSLWAKNTQQGAIFSIKLPTITTA is encoded by the coding sequence ATGCCTTTGCGAATAAAATCTTTAAAATTATCTACAAAAAACAAAACTATGATATTAGTTCTTGCCTTGTTTTTATTTACTATTGTTATCTTTAGCATTTTAAGACAAGTAGATATTAAGCAGCTTATAGCCTTATCTTTAAAAGATTATAAAGAGCAAGTAGAGTATATTTATAAAACAGTATTAAAAAAGAGCGATGAATTTTATGAAAGCCGTGCAAAAGCAAATTATAAATCTCAACAAATAAAACATTTTTTAAAAGAAGAAAATGCCAAAGAGCTAAAAAAATTATCTATTAATAGATGGAATATTTTAAAAGAAGAAAACCCCTATTTAATTAATATGAAATTTTACAATAATAAAGGTAACTTAATTACATATCTTGGTAGTTTAAATAAATCACATAAACCAAATGAAAAAAATTATTTTTATCTTGAAGACAACAAGCTAAGTTACCACATAATAACACCTTTTTTTGAAAAAGAAAAAATAGTAGCCTTTATAGAATTTTCATTTGAAGCTGATTATATTATTAAACAAATAAAAGAATTTTCTAATTTAAATGCGCATATTGTTTTTAATAACAAAGGCAAAGATAATATAAATTTAATAGAGCATATCATAAATTTAAATAACAAAGATGGAAAAAATATTGCTAAAATGGTATTTTATCAGGATATAAGTACGCAACAAAATAATATTAAAAATACTCTTTATGAGGCTATTGCTATATCTATTGCTTTAATGTTTGTTATTATTTGTATTTTGCATTTTGGTTTTAAAGTGCTTATAAAAAAGTTAGAGTTAAGTGAAAATTCTTTAAAGAATTTAAACTTAACTCTAGAGCAAAAAGTACAAAATGAATTAGCAAAAAGACTAGAGCAAGAAAAAATTCTTATGCAGCAAAATCGCTTAGCAAGTATGGGCGAAATGATTGCAAATATAGCTCATCAGTACAGGCAGCCTTTAGCTACTCTTAGTTGTATTATTACCCATATTAGCTTACTATATGATTTAAATAAATTAAATAAAAGTGAATTTAAAAAACAAGAACAAAAAGCACAAGATTTAATCATACATATGTCAAAAACTATTGATGATTTTAGAAACTTTTTTAAAAGCGATAAAATAAAAGAAGAATTTAATCTTATAACAAATATTAATAAAGCATTAAATCTTATAGAACCTGCTTTGCATAATCATAACATTAATATAATTTTTGATGAAAAAGATGAAATAAAAATTTATGCTTATGCAAATCAATTTTCACAGGTTATATTAAATATTTTAGCAAATGCAAAAGATATGCTACTAGAACGCAAAGTTAAAAATCCTTGGATAAAAATATATTTACAAAACTTAAAAGAAGAAGTTATTATAAATATAGAAGATAACGCCAAAGGTATTAGCATAAAACCTATTGAAAAAATCTTTGAACCTTACATCAGCACAAAACACGCTAGTAGTGGAACTGGAATAGGGTTGTATATGTGCAATGTAATTATTAAGGATAATTTAAAAGGCAGCCTGTGGGCAAAAAATACCCAGCAAGGCGCCATATTTAGTATAAAATTACCAACTATAACTACCGCCTAG
- a CDS encoding response regulator transcription factor produces MNELINIFKHLTVLNVEDEEEVRKALSANLSLFFKNVYEAKDGKEALDIFYEKKPDVIFMDICIPKINGIKVLKELRNNYKKIPIIIMSAYNEQEYFLQAIELNICKFLIKPFSKDDFLTSLKNAAKWMYDYTDEYKIIINKNIIYEPLKSSISYENKTHILTKKEKQVFEYLLKHKNCVVSFEQLEFELYNDSNEHKDALKAVIKQLRKKLPNKIIKNIFGVGYQCLCE; encoded by the coding sequence ATGAATGAATTAATAAATATATTTAAACATTTAACCGTGCTTAATGTAGAAGATGAAGAAGAAGTAAGAAAGGCTTTAAGTGCTAATTTGTCATTATTTTTCAAAAATGTTTATGAGGCTAAAGATGGTAAAGAGGCCTTAGATATTTTTTATGAAAAAAAACCTGATGTTATATTTATGGATATATGTATTCCTAAAATTAATGGTATAAAAGTGCTAAAAGAACTTAGAAATAATTATAAAAAAATCCCTATTATCATTATGAGTGCTTACAATGAGCAAGAATACTTTCTTCAAGCAATTGAGCTTAATATATGTAAATTTTTAATAAAACCCTTTAGTAAAGATGATTTTTTAACTTCTTTAAAAAATGCTGCTAAATGGATGTATGATTACACTGATGAGTATAAAATAATAATTAATAAAAACATTATTTACGAGCCTTTAAAATCAAGCATAAGCTATGAAAATAAAACTCATATATTAACAAAAAAAGAAAAGCAAGTATTTGAATATTTATTAAAGCATAAAAACTGTGTAGTGAGTTTTGAGCAGTTAGAATTTGAGCTTTACAATGATAGTAACGAACATAAAGACGCTTTAAAAGCGGTTATAAAACAATTACGAAAAAAGCTTCCTAATAAAATTATTAAAAACATTTTTGGGGTTGGATATCAATGCCTTTGCGAATAA